The window TAGCCGCGCAGCAGCGTCACTTCGACGCCGGTCGCGATCCGCAGCCGGACCGTCTTTTCGTCGTCGGCCTTGGTCACCGTTCCGATCAGCCCGCCGGTGGTGACGACCTTGTCGCCCGCCTGCAGCGACTTCACCATCGCGTCGTGCTCCTTCTGGCGCCGCTGCTGCGGCCGGATCATGAAGAAGTACATGATCAGCACGATCGGCACGAACATGATGAGCATGGAGATGAGCGAGCCGCCGCCCTGCTGCTGCGGCGCGCCGCCGGGCGCCGCCTGAGCGAGAGGCAGCGCGAGGGCCGTCAACGAATGCATGAACAACCTCCTCGATGCGCGAAGGACCGTCCGGACCCGACGCGGACGCAGGCCGCCCGCCCGGAGGGGGGTGGCCCGCCGGCAAATCGAGAGATTCTTGACGCAACCGCGCTCTTAATCAAGTCGCGCCGTCCGGGCGGCGGGTAAACTACCGCCTCATGCGCAGCGAATTGCTGGCCCGTTTGGCGGGCGTGGAGCACGGGTTTCTCCCCCCGGGAGGCCGTCCGGCCGTCCCGTTTTGGCGTCCCTACCAGGTCCACGGGGCGCGGGTCGTCCCGGTCCGGACCCCCGACGAACTGCGGGAATCGGCCGACGGGGCGTTTTCCCTCACCCCCGGCCTCGCCGCGGCGGTCGTCACGGCCGACTGCGCCCCGGTCCTCTTGGCGACGACGGACGGCGCGGCGGTCGCGGCGGTCCACGCCGGCTGGCGAGGCCTCGCCGCCGGCGTCGTCGAGGAGGGGGTGCGCCAGTTGCGCCTCGCCCGTCCCGGCGCGGAAATCGCGGCCGCGATCGGCCCCGCCGCCGGCGGCTGCTGCTACGAGGTCGGGCCGGAGGTTCTG of the bacterium genome contains:
- the yajC gene encoding preprotein translocase subunit YajC, which translates into the protein MHSLTALALPLAQAAPGGAPQQQGGGSLISMLIMFVPIVLIMYFFMIRPQQRRQKEHDAMVKSLQAGDKVVTTGGLIGTVTKADDEKTVRLRIATGVEVTLLRGYVAGKTEGDTP
- a CDS encoding laccase domain-containing protein — translated: MRSELLARLAGVEHGFLPPGGRPAVPFWRPYQVHGARVVPVRTPDELRESADGAFSLTPGLAAAVVTADCAPVLLATTDGAAVAAVHAGWRGLAAGVVEEGVRQLRLARPGAEIAAAIGPAAGGCCYEVGPEVLAQLDPEGDLVAPTDDGHAKIDLRGLVRARLLASGLPAARIEVVGPCTICSDLPSYRRQGKAAGRILSYVSPAAAPDAPRGA